In Kogia breviceps isolate mKogBre1 chromosome 19, mKogBre1 haplotype 1, whole genome shotgun sequence, a single genomic region encodes these proteins:
- the SOX9 gene encoding transcription factor SOX-9, with the protein MNLLDPFMKMTDEQEKGLSGAPSPSMSEDSAGSPCPSGSGSDTENTRPQENTFPKGEPDLKKESEEDKFPVCIREAVSQVLKGYDWTLVPMPVRVNGSSKNKPHVKRPMNAFMVWAQAARRKLADQYPHLHNAELSKTLGKLWRLLNESEKRPFVEEAERLRVQHKKDHPDYKYQPRRRKSVKNGQAEAEEATEQTHISPNAIFKALQADSPHSSSGMSEVHSPGEHSGQSQGPPTPPTTPKTDVQPGKADLKREGRPLPEGGRQPPIDFRDVDIGELSSDVISNIETFDVNEFDQYLPPNGHPGVPATHGQVTYTGSYGISSTAATPAGAGHVWMSKQQAPPPPPQAPPPAPPAPPQPPAQAPPQPPAQAPPQPPAQAHTLTTLSSEPGQAQRTHIKTEQLSPSHYSEQQQHSPQQIAYSPFSLPHYSPSYPPITRSQYDYTDHQNSGSYYSHAAGQGSGLYSTFTYMSPAQRPMYTPIADTSGVPSIPQTHSPQHWEQPVYTQLTRP; encoded by the exons CGACGAGCAGGAGAAGGGCCTGTCCGgcgcccccagcccctccatgTCCGAGGACTCGGCGGGCTCGCCCTGCCCTTCGGGCTCCGGCTCCGACACCGAGAACACGCGGCCCCAGGAGAACACGTTCCCCAAGGGCGAGCCGGACCTGAAGAAGGAGAGCGAGGAAGACAAGTTCCCCGTGTGCATCCGCGAGGCCGTCAGCCAGGTGCTCAAGGGCTACGATTGGACGCTGGTACCCATGCCGGTGCGCGTCAACGGCTCGAGCAAGAACAAGCCGCACGTCAAGCGGCCCATGAACGCCTTCATGGTGTGGGCGCAGGCGGCGCGCAGGAAGCTCGCCGACCAGTACCCACACCTGCACAACGCCGAGCTCAGCAAGACGCTGGGCAAGCTCTGGAG actGCTGAATGAGAGCGAGAAGCGGCCCTTCGTGGAGGAGGCGGAGCGGCTGCGCGTGCAGCACAAGAAGGACCACCCGGATTACAAGTACCAGCCGCGGCGGAGGAAGTCGGTGAAGAACGGCCAGGCGGAGGCCGAGGAGGCCACGGAGCAGACGCACATCTCCCCCAACGCCATCTTCAAGGCGCTGCAGGCCGACTCGCCGCACTCCTCCTCCGGCATGAGCGAGGTCCACTCCCCCGGCGAGCACTCCG GGCAATCGCAGGGTCCACCAACGccacccaccacccccaaaaCCGACGTGCAGCCGGGCAAAGCTGACCTGAAGCGAGAGGGTCGCCCGCTGCCAGAGGGGGGCAGACAGCCCCCCATCGACTTCCGCGACGTGGACATCGGCGAGCTGAGCAGTGACGTCATCTCCAACATCGAGACCTTCGACGTGAACGAGTTCGACCAGTACCTGCCGCCCAATGGCCACCCGGGGGTGCCGGCCACGCACGGCCAGGTCACCTACACGGGCAGCTACGGCATCAGCAGCACGGCCGCCACCCCAGCGGGCGCTGGCCACGTGTGGATGTCCAAGCAGcaggcgccgccgccgcccccgcagGCGCCCCCGCCAGCCCCACCGGCGCCCCCGCAGCCGCCCGCGCAGGCGCCCCCACAGCCCCCCGCGCAGGCTCCCCCTCAGCCGCCCGCGCAGGCGCACACGCTGACCACGCTGAGCAGCGAGCCGGGCCAGGCCCAGCGAACGCACATCAAGACGGAGCAGCTGAGTCCCAGCCACTACAGCGAGCAGCAGCAACATTCGCCTCAGCAGATCGCCTACAGCCCCTTCAGCCTCCCGCACTACAGCCCGTCCTACCCGCCCATCACGCGCTCGCAGTACGACTACACTGACCACCAGAACTCCGGCTCCTACTACAGCCACGCGGCGGGCCAGGGCTCCGGCCTCTACTCCACCTTCACCTACATGAGCCCGGCGCAGCGGCCCATGTACACCCCCATCGCCGACACCTCCGGGGTCCCTTCCATCCCGCAGACCCACAGCCCCCAGCACTGGGAACAGCCCGTCTACACACAGCTCACCAGACCTTGA